One part of the Glycine max cultivar Williams 82 chromosome 14, Glycine_max_v4.0, whole genome shotgun sequence genome encodes these proteins:
- the LOC102668224 gene encoding protein NSP-INTERACTING KINASE 2-like, with protein MKPNKMEEERDWPTRKRIALGVGRGLLYLHKQCDPKIIHRDVTAENILLDDYCEAVVGDFGLAKLLDHRDSHVTTAVRGTVGHIALEYLFTGHSSEKIDVFGFGIFLLELISSLRALDFGKAASEEIQVLQEQMKEAHASEIDSVRRLSFETETARREEEEMRSKTQELKQEAEKCKAVAEELEKKLELYLKQDDGAKAS; from the exons ATGAAACCAAACAAAATGGAAGAAGAAAGAG ACTGGCCAACAAGGAAAAGAATAGCTTTAGGAGTTGGAAGAGGCTTGCTATATTTGCACAAACAGTGTGATCCAAAGATTATTCATAGGGATGTGACGGCAGAAAATATCTTGCTTGATGATTATTGTGAGGCCGTGGTAGGAGATTTTGGGTTGGCAAAGCTATTAGACCACAGGGATTCACATGTGACAACAGCAGTGAGAGGCACTGTGGGGCACATAGCCCTTGAGTATCTCTTTACGGGCCACTCTTCTGAGAAAATAGATGTGTTTGGGTTTGGAATTTTTCTTCTTGAACTGATATCTAGCCTAAGAGCTCTTGACTTTGGGAAAGCAGCAAGTGAAGAGATTCAGGTTCTCCAAGAGCAAATGAAAGAAGCACATGCTTCTGAGATAGATTCAGTGAGACGA CTTTCATTTGAGACAGAAACCGCAagaagggaagaggaagaaatgAGATCCAAAACACAAGAGCTGAAGCAAGAAGCTGAAAAATGCAAAGCAGTGGCAGAAGAACTAGAGAAGAAACTAGAGCTTTACCTAAAGCAAGATGATGGTGCAAAAGCATCATAA